Proteins from a single region of Fibrobacter sp. UWH6:
- a CDS encoding electron transfer flavoprotein subunit beta/FixA family protein has product MSLKIVVLAKQVPDTRNVGPDAMTEQGTINRAALPAVFNPEDLNALEQALRLKDQFPGSTISVVTMGLPKSAEVVRESLYRGADEGFVVTDRTLGGADTLATSYTLAQAIKKVGNYDIILCGRQAIDGDTAQVGPQIAQKLGLTQVTYAEEILSLDESARKVVIRRLIDGGVETVEAPLPLVVTVNGSAAPCRPRNAKRVMKYKNATAVAERAPEAAEKYAALIAEKPYLNIAQWGAADIEADPAQIGKAGSPTNVKAVKNIVFKAKESRTLTASDEDVEGLIKELLEGKIIG; this is encoded by the coding sequence ATGAGTCTAAAAATCGTTGTACTTGCTAAGCAAGTTCCTGACACACGAAACGTGGGTCCCGACGCCATGACGGAACAGGGTACCATCAATCGTGCTGCCTTGCCTGCAGTCTTCAATCCTGAAGACCTGAATGCATTGGAACAGGCCCTCCGTCTGAAGGACCAGTTCCCCGGCTCCACCATTTCCGTTGTGACCATGGGTCTTCCCAAGTCTGCAGAAGTCGTTCGCGAATCTCTCTATCGCGGCGCTGACGAAGGCTTCGTCGTTACCGACCGTACCCTCGGCGGTGCAGACACCCTGGCTACCAGCTACACCCTGGCTCAGGCCATCAAGAAGGTTGGCAACTACGACATTATCCTCTGCGGCCGTCAGGCTATCGATGGCGATACCGCACAGGTCGGTCCCCAGATCGCCCAGAAGCTGGGCCTTACCCAGGTGACCTACGCCGAAGAAATTCTTTCTCTCGACGAAAGCGCTCGCAAGGTCGTTATCCGTCGTCTTATCGACGGTGGCGTTGAAACCGTGGAAGCACCGCTCCCGCTGGTCGTGACCGTTAACGGTTCCGCAGCTCCCTGCCGCCCCCGCAACGCAAAGCGCGTCATGAAGTACAAGAACGCAACCGCAGTTGCCGAACGCGCTCCCGAAGCCGCAGAAAAGTATGCAGCCCTTATCGCAGAAAAGCCCTACCTGAACATTGCTCAGTGGGGTGCTGCCGACATCGAAGCAGATCCTGCCCAGATCGGTAAGGCCGGTTCTCCGACCAACGTGAAGGCTGTGAAGAACATCGTGTTCAAGGCCAAGGAAAGCCGCACCCTCACCGCTAGCGATGAAGATGTGGAAGGCCTGATCAAGGAACTCTTAGAAGGAAAGATTATCGGTTAA
- a CDS encoding TonB-dependent receptor, with protein sequence MGVITSITNAAEIQYLGVSEIVEPPPTPADVAPSYEEIKPDSWEGRGLSAAEVLSALPGIQSYKQGGMGSFQTVSIRGVAARNVLICIDGVPVNDAGGGAADLGVIDLNNIEKIEVYKDRVPAKFGGAGLGGAINFVTKSAIRKNGSKGTTGRILATIGSHNSFEGSAQVSASPKDSIQFSATLSARHSDNDYEFLNRNGTAYNTDDDFTDKRENAEFTEYSGNLQYRILHKGDFFSTISASVTHTESGNPGHESSQTKVAEFVGDNAQVSYRLEAPILWQSLLLEAGVSGKFEKNVSASYYPLDYIGYSYPDFIHYGLAGYRLIPELTGTLILDRFESSVRLGASAEKWEARGTIKDFGIARYTGSIAANGEFALTKWLSLFAEGNILKTNDEIDGGKFLMPTGTAIISDAEDRDLCFAGMVQAKFGKKDGWFGGNISIGRYYRQPQLMELYGVYQGVLSNPKLKDETAVRFEVGGFVQSPSKKSTLRATYFDTQLENGIFWTVSTNTMKAFNVDDASIQGIELELNSRPANFFETTIRGTIQDPRDESKVRMYNSKILPSEPVHSYYVEGKFYLPLHFDLALDVNYRTRIYTDRLNKTRQPPVARYNAALGFAPWETTRLILGITNISDETYTNIFAPNPTPGREWHFTLLQKF encoded by the coding sequence TTGGGTGTAATCACTAGCATCACAAACGCAGCCGAAATACAGTATTTAGGGGTCTCCGAAATTGTCGAACCTCCCCCAACACCCGCCGATGTAGCCCCCAGTTACGAAGAAATCAAGCCCGACTCCTGGGAAGGCCGCGGACTTTCCGCAGCGGAAGTCCTTTCTGCACTCCCCGGCATTCAAAGTTACAAGCAAGGCGGTATGGGCAGCTTCCAGACCGTAAGTATCCGTGGCGTGGCGGCAAGAAACGTCTTGATTTGCATTGATGGAGTTCCCGTCAACGACGCAGGTGGCGGAGCAGCCGATTTAGGCGTCATCGACTTAAACAACATCGAAAAAATCGAAGTCTACAAGGACCGCGTCCCCGCAAAGTTCGGCGGAGCAGGTCTCGGCGGAGCAATCAATTTCGTTACAAAATCAGCCATCCGCAAAAACGGAAGCAAAGGCACCACAGGGCGCATTCTCGCAACCATCGGTTCCCACAATTCTTTCGAAGGTTCTGCACAAGTTTCCGCAAGTCCCAAGGACAGCATTCAATTTTCCGCGACACTTTCCGCACGGCACAGCGACAACGATTACGAATTCCTGAATCGAAACGGAACCGCCTACAACACGGATGACGATTTTACCGACAAACGGGAGAACGCCGAGTTCACGGAATACTCCGGAAACCTGCAATACCGCATACTTCACAAGGGTGACTTCTTTTCTACGATTTCGGCCAGCGTCACCCATACCGAGTCAGGCAACCCGGGACACGAAAGTTCACAGACCAAGGTGGCCGAGTTCGTAGGCGACAACGCACAGGTTTCCTACCGTTTAGAGGCACCCATTTTGTGGCAGAGTCTCTTGCTAGAAGCTGGCGTTTCTGGGAAATTTGAAAAAAATGTTTCTGCATCCTATTACCCCCTGGATTACATCGGCTACAGTTACCCCGATTTTATCCACTACGGTTTAGCAGGATACCGACTGATTCCTGAACTCACCGGCACGCTGATTCTCGACCGTTTCGAGAGTTCCGTACGGCTCGGCGCTTCCGCTGAAAAATGGGAAGCTCGCGGAACTATCAAGGATTTTGGAATTGCACGTTATACAGGTTCCATCGCCGCCAACGGAGAATTCGCCCTTACGAAATGGCTAAGCCTCTTTGCAGAGGGAAACATTCTCAAGACCAATGACGAAATTGATGGCGGAAAGTTCCTTATGCCTACAGGCACGGCAATTATCAGCGATGCGGAAGATCGAGACCTTTGTTTCGCAGGAATGGTCCAGGCAAAATTCGGCAAGAAGGACGGTTGGTTTGGCGGAAACATCAGCATCGGTCGTTATTATAGACAACCTCAACTGATGGAACTTTACGGTGTGTACCAGGGAGTGCTTTCCAATCCCAAGTTGAAAGACGAAACCGCTGTTCGTTTTGAAGTTGGCGGATTTGTACAAAGTCCTTCCAAAAAAAGCACCCTACGCGCCACTTACTTTGACACTCAATTGGAAAATGGAATTTTCTGGACCGTCAGCACAAACACAATGAAGGCTTTCAATGTAGATGACGCCAGTATTCAAGGCATCGAGCTGGAATTAAACAGCAGGCCCGCCAACTTCTTCGAGACCACAATCCGCGGCACAATCCAGGATCCAAGGGACGAAAGCAAGGTAAGAATGTACAACAGCAAGATTTTGCCAAGCGAACCCGTACACAGCTACTATGTTGAAGGAAAGTTCTATTTGCCGCTGCACTTCGACTTGGCTCTTGACGTAAACTATAGAACTCGGATTTACACAGACAGGTTAAACAAAACAAGGCAGCCCCCTGTCGCCAGGTATAACGCAGCACTGGGCTTCGCCCCCTGGGAAACCACCCGTTTGATTTTAGGCATTACAAATATTTCAGACGAAACCTACACAAACATTTTTGCCCCGAACCCCACTCCGGGTAGGGAATGGCATTTCACTCTTTTACAAAAATTCTAA